The window CGATCGTCGACGGCCAGGACCTGTTCGACTCCACCTCCGATCTGCCATGGGTTGGATCCAATTCGAGCGAGCTATCCTCGGACCGGATTGATCAATTGTGGGGCGAGCAAGGTTACGATTCTGATGAAGAATCGGCGTCGTCTGAGAATGTCGACTTCTCCAATTCCCTCAAGTTGCTGGGCGACCGAGCATGATCGAAGAGACCAATACTCCGCGGTCGCCCTGCATTGGGGTTTGCCAAGTGGACCAGCAACGATTGTGTGTCGGTTGTTCCCGAACTTTGGGGGAGATTGGCCGATGGTCGATTGCATCTCCCGCAGAAAAACGTTCCATTCTTGTGTTGGTACGCCAGCGGCGAGCCGCTCAAGCTCCGTCAATCCAAACAGTGCCTAGCCAAGCCAATTCGTGAAGCCGCGTCACATGACGCTGCTCGGCCTGTTGGCCGCCTCATTTCCGTACCTTTGACTTTCCTGATTGAGTGTTCCTGTGAATCCAAATAACAACCTGCAACGTTTTGCTATCGTCCTTGGCATGATCGGCGTCGCCGTCGCATCTCGCTTGCTCCCACACCCACCGAACTTCACTCCTCTAGCGGCAATGTGCCTGTTTGCCGGTGCGGTGACGATCTCGCCACGGATGATGGCCGCCGCTGTGATCGTTGCGATGCTGGTCAGCGATGCCGTGCTCGGATTCCACTCTCTGATGCCCGTTGTCTATGGCTGCCTTCTGGCAAACTTTGTCATCGGTCGCAAACTTGTCGGTGCGAATGCGAACGCGATGAAAGTCGTTGCCGGTTCGCTAGTTGGTAGCGCTTTGTTTTTCCTGGTCACCAACTTCGCCGTTTGGGTCGCGTTCTATCCCTCGACGTTGACAGGATTGGCCGCCTGCTTCACTGCTGCGATCCCCTTCTTCCAATACACCCTTGCGGGAGACATGGTTTACAGCGGTTTGTTCTTCGGCGTCTACGCATTGTCGACGAGCGGATTGACCGTTACCCAAGGCAAACTTCAGCAAGTTAGAGTTCCCGTACGAGTTGGCGAATAGTCTCGTCTAGCCTGGACACTCCGCCGAACTGGAATCCGAGTGATTCCAGTTTGGCAGATGACATTTCGCGTCCAGACGACTTGGGTTCGCCCAAAATTTTTGCTCGAGCCCCCGTGATCGCCATGACTCGCTCGGCTACTTCGTGCTCCGAGAAGAACCGGTCGCAGCAATTATAAGTTTCTCCGCTGATTGCTTGGTCAGTCGCGAGCAAAGTCGATATCGCGGCGGCGACGTCTGCGACATGAACGACCTTGCCGCCACCTTCGGCCTGAACAGATTCGCCTCGAGCCACTGACTGGATCAGCTCGTACCACTTCGAATCTTCGACGGGATCTTCAACTCCGTAGATGGAAACCGGCCGTAGCGTTGCCACAATGAGCCTGCCAGAACTGCCATAGGCATGGACCATTGTCTCCATGGAAGCCTTGCACGCACCGTACAGCGAACCCGGTCGCAACGGATGCTGTTCGTCCAAAGGAATGCCGTCGACGACGTTTTGGTGCACGGCCCCCGACGAAACGAAAACGAACCGATCGACCGCCTGGGAACAAGCCGTTTCAAGAAGCGAGATCGACCCCATCAGGTTGGTTTGGATGTAGTCGAGTGGCTTTTCCGGAACACTCATAAAACTGTCGCCCTCACGAGCCAGGGCGGTATGAACCACGGCGTCGCAACCAGAAACCAATTGCTCGATTGACCGTCGATTATCCAGCTCACCTTGGACCCAATCGACGCCCTCCAACTGCGGGGGATCGTTCCTGCGGGTCCATCCTCGAACTGAATGACCGTTCCGTAGCAGGTCAGAAACGACGTGTTGACCCAAAAAACCGGTTGCGCCGGTGACTGCGACAAGCATCAGAAAACCCGAAATGCGAAAATGAACCCACTTACAAGCCGCTAGCGTTCCCACAGGGCACGCAAAACGCTTTTTGACTAGTTGACTTTCAAAAGGATCGTTAGAACGTGGGCTTCCGCCTGAAACGTTTATCCATTGAAAGCTGTCCTTTGTCTTCCACCGCATCCCCTTCTCAAGACGCCGGCACCGATACCTCGAGCAACACCGCCGTTCGAGATGAGATCCGAAATGTCGTCATCATCGCTCACGTTGACCACGGGAAAACCACACTGGTGGATTGTCTGCTGCGGCAAAGTGGACAGTATCGCGATGCGGAACTCAAAGGAGAACGGATTCTGGATTCGAACGACATCGAAAAAGAACGCGGAATCACCATTCTGTCGAAGAACATCGCGGTTCACTACCGCGGTGTGAAAATCAATTTGATCGACACTCCTGGTCACGCGGACTTCGGGGGCGAAGTCGAACGTGTTGTCCAAATGGCCGATGGTGCATTGGTGCTCGTCGATGCCGCAGAAGGCCCGATGCCACAAACTCGGTTCGTGCTTGAAAAAGCACTGCAAGCCGGCGTCAAGCCGATCGTTGTGGTGAACAAGGTGGACCGCCCCGACGGCCGTCCTCCCGAAGCCCTCGATGAAGCTCTCGAACTGCTAGCGGATCTGGGTGGAGAAGAACAACTCGACAGTGCTGCTTACGTCTTTGCAAGTGCCAAAGAAGGTTACGCGACTGACGATCCAGCAAAACCAACCGAAGACATGCGTCCTCTCTTGGACCTGCTGGTTGACCATTTGCCTGGTCCGACGGTCGATACCAAGTCCGATTTTCAGATGATGGTCACCACTCTGGATTGGAGCGAATACGTCGGCCGGATCGCCGTCGGCCGCGTCAATGCGGGAACGATTCAAACGGGCCAAGCGGTGGACGTTCACACGATCGACTCCTCGGGAAACCCAATCGTTCGAAAAATCAAAGCATCAGGCCTTTACGTTTTCGACAAACTCGGCCGGGTTCCTGCTGAATCCGCCGGAGCAGGCGACCTGATTGCACTCGAAGGTCTTGATGACGTCGAAATCGGCGACACGATCACCGCGCCCGAAACAGGCAAAGCTCTGCCGAGACTGAAAGTCGATGAACC of the Rhodopirellula baltica SH 1 genome contains:
- a CDS encoding NAD-dependent epimerase/dehydratase family protein, encoding MRWKTKDSFQWINVSGGSPRSNDPFESQLVKKRFACPVGTLAACKWVHFRISGFLMLVAVTGATGFLGQHVVSDLLRNGHSVRGWTRRNDPPQLEGVDWVQGELDNRRSIEQLVSGCDAVVHTALAREGDSFMSVPEKPLDYIQTNLMGSISLLETACSQAVDRFVFVSSGAVHQNVVDGIPLDEQHPLRPGSLYGACKASMETMVHAYGSSGRLIVATLRPVSIYGVEDPVEDSKWYELIQSVARGESVQAEGGGKVVHVADVAAAISTLLATDQAISGETYNCCDRFFSEHEVAERVMAITGARAKILGEPKSSGREMSSAKLESLGFQFGGVSRLDETIRQLVREL
- a CDS encoding DUF1289 domain-containing protein, whose product is MIEETNTPRSPCIGVCQVDQQRLCVGCSRTLGEIGRWSIASPAEKRSILVLVRQRRAAQAPSIQTVPSQANS
- the typA gene encoding translational GTPase TypA, with protein sequence MSSTASPSQDAGTDTSSNTAVRDEIRNVVIIAHVDHGKTTLVDCLLRQSGQYRDAELKGERILDSNDIEKERGITILSKNIAVHYRGVKINLIDTPGHADFGGEVERVVQMADGALVLVDAAEGPMPQTRFVLEKALQAGVKPIVVVNKVDRPDGRPPEALDEALELLADLGGEEQLDSAAYVFASAKEGYATDDPAKPTEDMRPLLDLLVDHLPGPTVDTKSDFQMMVTTLDWSEYVGRIAVGRVNAGTIQTGQAVDVHTIDSSGNPIVRKIKASGLYVFDKLGRVPAESAGAGDLIALEGLDDVEIGDTITAPETGKALPRLKVDEPTLEMVFSVNSSPLAGREGKYVTTRQIKARLEKELERNVALRVSMIEGTEAYAVAGRGVLHLAVLIETMRREGYELSVGKPRVVFKEIDGKKHEPFETLRVEVPTEVMGPVMELVGLRRGQLEEMKQRGEYSLLRFIVPSRGLIGLRTRLLNATRGTAIIHHRFESYRMVEGDVPRRANGVLISMVGGKTMPFALFALQDRAELFVPPSTEVYEGMIVGENARENDMTVNPCREKKLTNMRASGSDENVILKPPRDMSLEAALEYIEDDELVEVTPESIRLRKILLKESDRRRQGRNG
- a CDS encoding DUF6580 family putative transport protein gives rise to the protein MNPNNNLQRFAIVLGMIGVAVASRLLPHPPNFTPLAAMCLFAGAVTISPRMMAAAVIVAMLVSDAVLGFHSLMPVVYGCLLANFVIGRKLVGANANAMKVVAGSLVGSALFFLVTNFAVWVAFYPSTLTGLAACFTAAIPFFQYTLAGDMVYSGLFFGVYALSTSGLTVTQGKLQQVRVPVRVGE